A region from the Vicia villosa cultivar HV-30 ecotype Madison, WI linkage group LG3, Vvil1.0, whole genome shotgun sequence genome encodes:
- the LOC131660702 gene encoding uncharacterized protein LOC131660702, whose product MRRNAFAALYCHAGAIPISAKLRHESATEIILGKCIPLEYLRKLNSCPPSWLLHQNSYSTGFTSVHGETPSPDYARRRRESLEDKFGLALGTYSSKSFNAIYRFGPFLALYRAGIISFHVFRLTMWQLFLQDIKKRAVKFRETLIRLGPFYIKLGQALSTRPDILPTVYCQELAKLQDQIPPFPTDVAIRSIETQLGAPIDEIFSDISPAPIAAASLGQVYKAHLHSGELVAVKVQRPGMSLSLTLDALLFHMIGGQFKRFAKARKDLLVAVNEMVRHMFDEIDYVLEGKNAERFASLYCSSSSGGSIKNNRTKSIKAPKIYWDYTCTTILTMEWLDGIKLTDETGLSKASLNRRELIDQGLYCSLRQMLEDGYFHADPHPGNLVATNDGSLAYFDFGMMGDIPRHYRIGLIQMIVHFVNRDSLGLANDFLSLGFIPEGVDIHLVSDALQASFSDRSHRTSESQDFQGVMNQLYAIMYEFNFSLPPDYALVIRALGSLEGTAKALDPDFKVIESAYPFVIGRLIADPSPDMRRILRELVIRNNGSIRWNRLERLVAAISEQASELTGDPNPEKFSNPSVWKLFDMHAVVDSTEDLLLFILSEKGHRVRLFLLRDIVDAADVFLQDEVIDCALNGKPQDQRIFLFEESTILARIGKGFQYIRDVVQLAPGEWTVMLIRMAVKPEVHKFALDIISALALRSSHRLKVAYWLYLSIILHKLSD is encoded by the exons ATGAGGAGGAATGCCTTCGCCGCTCTCTACTGTCACGCCGGTGCCATTCCTATCTCCGCAA AATTGCGACATGAGAGTGCAACTGAGATTATTTTAGGCAAATGCATACCGCTTGAATATCTGAGAAAGTTGAATTCCTGTCCCCCTTCTTGGCTGTTGCATCAAAATTC ATATTCTACCGGTTTCACGAGTGTTCACGGTGAAACGCCGTCTCCTGATTATGCAAGGAGGAGGAGGGAATCGCTGGAAGATAAATTTGGGCTTGCTCTTGGAACTTACAGCTCTAAAAGTTTCAATGCTATATACCGGTTTGGTCCCTTTTTGGCGTTGTACAGAGCTGGAATTATTTCATTTCACGTGTTCAGGCTAACTATGTGGCAGTTGTTCCTTCAAGACATAAAAAAAAGAGCGGTTAAG TTTCGTGAAACTCTAATACGCTTGGGTCCTTTCTACATTAAG CTCGGGCAGGCATTGAGCACTAGACCTGACATATTACCAACAGTATACTGTCAAGAACTTGCTAAGTTACAG GATCAAATACCTCCATTTCCAACTGATGTTGCAATCAGATCTATTGAAACCCAACTTGGTGCTCCTATTGATGAAATTTTTAGTGACATTAGCCCAGCACCTATTGCAGCAGCATCGTTAGGGCAGGTTTATAAAG CTCACCTGCATTCTGGAGAACTTGTAGCTGTTAAAGTTCAGAGGCCTGGCATGTCACTTTCGTTGACCCTTGATGCTTTGCTATTCCATATGATTGGGGGCCAATTTAAACGGTTTGCGAAAGCTCGCAAAGATCTTCTAGTTGCAGTTAATGAAATG GTCAGGCACATGTTTGATGAAATTGATTATGTCCTAGAGGGGAAAAATGCTGAGCGATTTGCTTCTCTCTACTGTTCATCTTCAA GCGGAGGTAGTATAAAAAACAATAGAACAAAATCAATCAAAGCTCCCAAAATATACTGGGACTATACATGCACCACTATACTGACTATGGAGTGGTTAGATGGAATTAAACTTACAGATGAGACAGGCTTGAGTAAAGCTTCTTTGAACAGAAGGGAACTCATTGACCAG GGATTATACTGCTCTCTGAGACAAATGCTTGAGGATGGGTACTTTCATGCCGATCCTCATCCGGGAAACCTTGTTGCGACAAATGATGGATCACTTGCATATTTTGACTTTGGAATGATGGGGGATATTCCTAGGCATTATCGTATTGGACTTATTCAAATG ATTGTGCACTTTGTTAATCGCGACTCTCTGGGCTTGGCAAATGACTTCCTTTCTTTGGGATTTATTCCTGAAGGGGTTGATATACATTTAGTTTCTGATGCACTGCAAGCATCCTTTTCTGACAGGAGTCATCGGACTAGTGAATCTCAAGATTTCCAG GGAGTCATGAACCAACTATATGCTATCATGTATGAATTTAACTTCTCCCTCCCACCGGACTATGCTCTGGTTATAAGAGCACTGGGATCACTAGAAGGGACAGCTAAAGCTCTGGATCCTGATTTTAAGGTCATCGAGAGTGCATATCCTTTTGTAATTGGAAGACTTATAGCAGACCCAAGTCCTGATATGAGAAGAATTTTGAGGGAACTTGTCATTCGTAATAATGGTTCGATAAGGTGGAATCGGCTAGAGCGCCTG GTAGCAGCAATATCCGAACAAGCCTCAGAGCTAACTGGAGACCCTAATCCTGAAAAGTTCTCAAATCCTTCAGTTTGGAAATTATTTGACATGCATGCTGTTGTTGATTCGACTGAAGATCTTTTGTTATTCATATTATCAGAGAAGGGTCACAGAGTGCGTCTTTTCCTTCTCCGGGATATAGTTGATGCAGCTGATGTGTTTCTACAAGATGAAGTGATTGACTGTGCATTAAATGGGAAGCCTCAAGACCAGAGGATATTTCTCTTTGAG GAGAGTACTATCCTCGCTAGGATTGGAAAAGGCTTTCAATACATTCGTGACGTGGTGCAGTTGGCGCCAGGGGAATGGACAGTAATGCTAATTCGAATGGCAGTGAAGCCTGAGGTTCACAAATTTGCTTTAGACATTATTTCAGCTTTAGCTTTGCGTTCTAGTCATAGATTGAAGGTAGCTTATTGGCTCTATTTATCGATAATTCTACACAAATTATCTGACTAA
- the LOC131655186 gene encoding uncharacterized protein LOC131655186, which translates to MSDNQSARIRQGRETQTASAREGMGDAKGRKGSSTSCSRGVKEVKEKKKVLTGSASRPLGVHGSDVQAQSSGVRVMINADGSETEWDEDWYNYLHSEEFVHRAE; encoded by the exons atgtcagacaaccaatcAGCACGCattagacagggtagggagacccagactgcgtcggctagagagg gaatgggtgacgctaagggaagaaagggttcttcaacctcgtgctctcgcggagtgaaggaggtgaaggagaagaagaaggttttgactggttctgcttctcgtcctctgggggtccatggctcggacgtgcaggctcagtcttcaggcgtgagagtcatgatcaacgctgatggttctgagactgagtgggatgaggattggtataattatcttcattcggaggagttcgttcatcgggcagaataa